A single genomic interval of Portunus trituberculatus isolate SZX2019 chromosome 41, ASM1759143v1, whole genome shotgun sequence harbors:
- the LOC123516902 gene encoding synaptophysin-like isoform X1, whose product MNVCMHIGRNNLGVWEAWLGWIWQDRGHRHLSPTCSICYVLPRSPILALLIPAVTVVVVCLPHPQLQHSHLPIEPTASMEMQPQEEPQPMPMQYEQQPPPAYMEQPKMPLQGILAQANLGVLKEPRGFIKVLEFVFSICAFATTTSFSSYFTLQVLCTPSDEKPSETFTGQITYPFQIDRIQDTFPACNASEWKLYVEGDFSSDAKFFVAVGVLAFLYVLVALGLYCFFNALYENNDLVPIGDFALHVIFAILWFAASCAWANSLTGLRNAAELDNILKYNDVCKKLKCVKVAEARFGKLISSVIFGFLNVFIWASNLWFLYKETRFYKDRKAGEATNATN is encoded by the exons atgaatgtatgtatgcatattgGCAGGAACAATTTGGGCGTCTGGGAGGCTTGGCTGGGATGGATTTGGCAGGACAGAGGACACCGCCATCTATCGCCAACTTGCAGCATTTGTTACGTCCTCCCACGAAGTCCCATCCTCGCTCTACTCATCCCGGCGGTCACTGTGGTTGTAGTCTGCTTACCACACCCACAGCTGCAACATTCTCACCTGCCAATCGAGCCAACAGCAAgtatggag ATGCAGCCACAAGAAGAACCACAG CCAATGCCTATGCAATATGAACAACAG CCCCCGCCTGCATATATGGAACAACCCAAGATGCCACTCCAG gGTATACTGGCACAAGCAAATCTAGGTGTGCTGAAGGAACCAAGAGGCTTCATCAAGGTTCTAGAGTTT GTGTTCAGCATCTGTGCATTTGCTACCACAACAAGCTTCTCATCATATTTCACCCTGCAAGTGTTGTGCACTCCCTCAGATGAAAAGCCTAGTGAAACTTTCACAGGGCAAATTACATATCCATTTCA GATTGACAGGATTCAGGACACATTTCCTGCATGTAATGCCTCTGAATGGAAACTGTATGTGGAGGGAGACTTCTCATCTGATGCcaaattttttgttgctgttggtgtccTGGCATTCCTCTATGTTCTTGTAGCACTTGGCCTGTACTGCTTCTTCAATGCTCTTTATGAAAACAACGACTTAGTCCCCATAGGG GACTTTGCTCTACATGTGATATTTGCCATCTTGTGGTTTGCTGCAAGTTGTGCATGGGCAAACAGCCTCACTGGTCTGCGTAATGCTGCTGAACTTGATAATATTCTGAAATATAATGATGTGTGTAAGAAACTCAAATGTGTTAAAGTGGCAGAAGCTCGCTTTGGCAAACTTATCAGCTCTGTT ATTTTTGGCTTCCTGAATGTCTTTATCTGGGCAAGCAACTTATGGTTTTTGTACAAGGAAACAAGATTTTATAAGGACAGGAAGGCTGGTGAAGCAACTAATGCCACAAACTGA
- the LOC123516902 gene encoding synaptophysin-like isoform X5 — MNVCMHIGRNNLGVWEAWLGWIWQDRGHRHLSPTCSICYVLPRSPILALLIPAVTVVVVCLPHPQLQHSHLPIEPTASMEGILAQANLGVLKEPRGFIKVLEFVFSICAFATTTSFSSYFTLQVLCTPSDEKPSETFTGQITYPFQIDRIQDTFPACNASEWKLYVEGDFSSDAKFFVAVGVLAFLYVLVALGLYCFFNALYENNDLVPIGDFALHVIFAILWFAASCAWANSLTGLRNAAELDNILKYNDVCKKLKCVKVAEARFGKLISSVIFGFLNVFIWASNLWFLYKETRFYKDRKAGEATNATN, encoded by the exons atgaatgtatgtatgcatattgGCAGGAACAATTTGGGCGTCTGGGAGGCTTGGCTGGGATGGATTTGGCAGGACAGAGGACACCGCCATCTATCGCCAACTTGCAGCATTTGTTACGTCCTCCCACGAAGTCCCATCCTCGCTCTACTCATCCCGGCGGTCACTGTGGTTGTAGTCTGCTTACCACACCCACAGCTGCAACATTCTCACCTGCCAATCGAGCCAACAGCAAgtatggag gGTATACTGGCACAAGCAAATCTAGGTGTGCTGAAGGAACCAAGAGGCTTCATCAAGGTTCTAGAGTTT GTGTTCAGCATCTGTGCATTTGCTACCACAACAAGCTTCTCATCATATTTCACCCTGCAAGTGTTGTGCACTCCCTCAGATGAAAAGCCTAGTGAAACTTTCACAGGGCAAATTACATATCCATTTCA GATTGACAGGATTCAGGACACATTTCCTGCATGTAATGCCTCTGAATGGAAACTGTATGTGGAGGGAGACTTCTCATCTGATGCcaaattttttgttgctgttggtgtccTGGCATTCCTCTATGTTCTTGTAGCACTTGGCCTGTACTGCTTCTTCAATGCTCTTTATGAAAACAACGACTTAGTCCCCATAGGG GACTTTGCTCTACATGTGATATTTGCCATCTTGTGGTTTGCTGCAAGTTGTGCATGGGCAAACAGCCTCACTGGTCTGCGTAATGCTGCTGAACTTGATAATATTCTGAAATATAATGATGTGTGTAAGAAACTCAAATGTGTTAAAGTGGCAGAAGCTCGCTTTGGCAAACTTATCAGCTCTGTT ATTTTTGGCTTCCTGAATGTCTTTATCTGGGCAAGCAACTTATGGTTTTTGTACAAGGAAACAAGATTTTATAAGGACAGGAAGGCTGGTGAAGCAACTAATGCCACAAACTGA
- the LOC123516902 gene encoding synaptophysin-like isoform X2, protein MNVCMHIGRNNLGVWEAWLGWIWQDRGHRHLSPTCSICYVLPRSPILALLIPAVTVVVVCLPHPQLQHSHLPIEPTASMEPMPMQYEQQPPPAYMEQPKMPLQGILAQANLGVLKEPRGFIKVLEFVFSICAFATTTSFSSYFTLQVLCTPSDEKPSETFTGQITYPFQIDRIQDTFPACNASEWKLYVEGDFSSDAKFFVAVGVLAFLYVLVALGLYCFFNALYENNDLVPIGDFALHVIFAILWFAASCAWANSLTGLRNAAELDNILKYNDVCKKLKCVKVAEARFGKLISSVIFGFLNVFIWASNLWFLYKETRFYKDRKAGEATNATN, encoded by the exons atgaatgtatgtatgcatattgGCAGGAACAATTTGGGCGTCTGGGAGGCTTGGCTGGGATGGATTTGGCAGGACAGAGGACACCGCCATCTATCGCCAACTTGCAGCATTTGTTACGTCCTCCCACGAAGTCCCATCCTCGCTCTACTCATCCCGGCGGTCACTGTGGTTGTAGTCTGCTTACCACACCCACAGCTGCAACATTCTCACCTGCCAATCGAGCCAACAGCAAgtatggag CCAATGCCTATGCAATATGAACAACAG CCCCCGCCTGCATATATGGAACAACCCAAGATGCCACTCCAG gGTATACTGGCACAAGCAAATCTAGGTGTGCTGAAGGAACCAAGAGGCTTCATCAAGGTTCTAGAGTTT GTGTTCAGCATCTGTGCATTTGCTACCACAACAAGCTTCTCATCATATTTCACCCTGCAAGTGTTGTGCACTCCCTCAGATGAAAAGCCTAGTGAAACTTTCACAGGGCAAATTACATATCCATTTCA GATTGACAGGATTCAGGACACATTTCCTGCATGTAATGCCTCTGAATGGAAACTGTATGTGGAGGGAGACTTCTCATCTGATGCcaaattttttgttgctgttggtgtccTGGCATTCCTCTATGTTCTTGTAGCACTTGGCCTGTACTGCTTCTTCAATGCTCTTTATGAAAACAACGACTTAGTCCCCATAGGG GACTTTGCTCTACATGTGATATTTGCCATCTTGTGGTTTGCTGCAAGTTGTGCATGGGCAAACAGCCTCACTGGTCTGCGTAATGCTGCTGAACTTGATAATATTCTGAAATATAATGATGTGTGTAAGAAACTCAAATGTGTTAAAGTGGCAGAAGCTCGCTTTGGCAAACTTATCAGCTCTGTT ATTTTTGGCTTCCTGAATGTCTTTATCTGGGCAAGCAACTTATGGTTTTTGTACAAGGAAACAAGATTTTATAAGGACAGGAAGGCTGGTGAAGCAACTAATGCCACAAACTGA
- the LOC123516902 gene encoding synaptophysin-like isoform X3: MNVCMHIGRNNLGVWEAWLGWIWQDRGHRHLSPTCSICYVLPRSPILALLIPAVTVVVVCLPHPQLQHSHLPIEPTASMEMQPQEEPQPPPAYMEQPKMPLQGILAQANLGVLKEPRGFIKVLEFVFSICAFATTTSFSSYFTLQVLCTPSDEKPSETFTGQITYPFQIDRIQDTFPACNASEWKLYVEGDFSSDAKFFVAVGVLAFLYVLVALGLYCFFNALYENNDLVPIGDFALHVIFAILWFAASCAWANSLTGLRNAAELDNILKYNDVCKKLKCVKVAEARFGKLISSVIFGFLNVFIWASNLWFLYKETRFYKDRKAGEATNATN, encoded by the exons atgaatgtatgtatgcatattgGCAGGAACAATTTGGGCGTCTGGGAGGCTTGGCTGGGATGGATTTGGCAGGACAGAGGACACCGCCATCTATCGCCAACTTGCAGCATTTGTTACGTCCTCCCACGAAGTCCCATCCTCGCTCTACTCATCCCGGCGGTCACTGTGGTTGTAGTCTGCTTACCACACCCACAGCTGCAACATTCTCACCTGCCAATCGAGCCAACAGCAAgtatggag ATGCAGCCACAAGAAGAACCACAG CCCCCGCCTGCATATATGGAACAACCCAAGATGCCACTCCAG gGTATACTGGCACAAGCAAATCTAGGTGTGCTGAAGGAACCAAGAGGCTTCATCAAGGTTCTAGAGTTT GTGTTCAGCATCTGTGCATTTGCTACCACAACAAGCTTCTCATCATATTTCACCCTGCAAGTGTTGTGCACTCCCTCAGATGAAAAGCCTAGTGAAACTTTCACAGGGCAAATTACATATCCATTTCA GATTGACAGGATTCAGGACACATTTCCTGCATGTAATGCCTCTGAATGGAAACTGTATGTGGAGGGAGACTTCTCATCTGATGCcaaattttttgttgctgttggtgtccTGGCATTCCTCTATGTTCTTGTAGCACTTGGCCTGTACTGCTTCTTCAATGCTCTTTATGAAAACAACGACTTAGTCCCCATAGGG GACTTTGCTCTACATGTGATATTTGCCATCTTGTGGTTTGCTGCAAGTTGTGCATGGGCAAACAGCCTCACTGGTCTGCGTAATGCTGCTGAACTTGATAATATTCTGAAATATAATGATGTGTGTAAGAAACTCAAATGTGTTAAAGTGGCAGAAGCTCGCTTTGGCAAACTTATCAGCTCTGTT ATTTTTGGCTTCCTGAATGTCTTTATCTGGGCAAGCAACTTATGGTTTTTGTACAAGGAAACAAGATTTTATAAGGACAGGAAGGCTGGTGAAGCAACTAATGCCACAAACTGA
- the LOC123516902 gene encoding synaptophysin-like isoform X4, which translates to MNVCMHIGRNNLGVWEAWLGWIWQDRGHRHLSPTCSICYVLPRSPILALLIPAVTVVVVCLPHPQLQHSHLPIEPTASMEPPPAYMEQPKMPLQGILAQANLGVLKEPRGFIKVLEFVFSICAFATTTSFSSYFTLQVLCTPSDEKPSETFTGQITYPFQIDRIQDTFPACNASEWKLYVEGDFSSDAKFFVAVGVLAFLYVLVALGLYCFFNALYENNDLVPIGDFALHVIFAILWFAASCAWANSLTGLRNAAELDNILKYNDVCKKLKCVKVAEARFGKLISSVIFGFLNVFIWASNLWFLYKETRFYKDRKAGEATNATN; encoded by the exons atgaatgtatgtatgcatattgGCAGGAACAATTTGGGCGTCTGGGAGGCTTGGCTGGGATGGATTTGGCAGGACAGAGGACACCGCCATCTATCGCCAACTTGCAGCATTTGTTACGTCCTCCCACGAAGTCCCATCCTCGCTCTACTCATCCCGGCGGTCACTGTGGTTGTAGTCTGCTTACCACACCCACAGCTGCAACATTCTCACCTGCCAATCGAGCCAACAGCAAgtatggag CCCCCGCCTGCATATATGGAACAACCCAAGATGCCACTCCAG gGTATACTGGCACAAGCAAATCTAGGTGTGCTGAAGGAACCAAGAGGCTTCATCAAGGTTCTAGAGTTT GTGTTCAGCATCTGTGCATTTGCTACCACAACAAGCTTCTCATCATATTTCACCCTGCAAGTGTTGTGCACTCCCTCAGATGAAAAGCCTAGTGAAACTTTCACAGGGCAAATTACATATCCATTTCA GATTGACAGGATTCAGGACACATTTCCTGCATGTAATGCCTCTGAATGGAAACTGTATGTGGAGGGAGACTTCTCATCTGATGCcaaattttttgttgctgttggtgtccTGGCATTCCTCTATGTTCTTGTAGCACTTGGCCTGTACTGCTTCTTCAATGCTCTTTATGAAAACAACGACTTAGTCCCCATAGGG GACTTTGCTCTACATGTGATATTTGCCATCTTGTGGTTTGCTGCAAGTTGTGCATGGGCAAACAGCCTCACTGGTCTGCGTAATGCTGCTGAACTTGATAATATTCTGAAATATAATGATGTGTGTAAGAAACTCAAATGTGTTAAAGTGGCAGAAGCTCGCTTTGGCAAACTTATCAGCTCTGTT ATTTTTGGCTTCCTGAATGTCTTTATCTGGGCAAGCAACTTATGGTTTTTGTACAAGGAAACAAGATTTTATAAGGACAGGAAGGCTGGTGAAGCAACTAATGCCACAAACTGA